The Bacillaceae bacterium IKA-2 DNA window AAGACATCCACCATTGGCTGGTGAACATACTGAAGAAGTCCTAAAAGAAATTGGCTTAAGTAGTAGCAAAATATCTGAATTGAAAGAAAAAAATATTATTTAGGGGGAAAAAAAATGATGAATTTTAAATTTTCAGAAGAACAAGAAATGGTAAGAAAGATGGTACGTAATTTTGTTGATAAAGAGATCATGCCTTATATTGGTGAGTGGGATGCAAAAAGTCACTTTGAAGTAGGAATTATGAAGCGTCTTGCAGAACTAGATTTAATGGGTGTTTGTATACCAGAAGAATATGGCGGAAGCGGGATGGATTATAATACACTAGCGATCGTTTGTGAAGAATTAGAGCGTGGTGATACGGCGTTTAGGACAGCGGTATCCGTGCATATTGGTCTCAGTAGTTTAACGCTCTTACAGTGGGGAAATGAATATCAAAAACAAAAGTATCTGATCCCACAAGCAAAAGGCGAAAAAATTGGTGCTTTTGGACTGACTGAACCGAATGCCGGATCTGATGTTGCTGCATTACAAACAACAGCAGTAAAAGATGGCGATGATTATATTCTTAATGGTTCAAAAACATGGATTTCTCTTTGTGACCATGCCGATAATTTCCTTGTTTTTGCTTATACAGATAAGAGTAAAAAACAAAAAGGCATTTCGGCCTTTATTGTTGAAAGAACGATGCCTGGTTTCTCTTCTAAAGCGATTAAAGGTAAGTTAGGAATTCGAGCAGGAAATACAGGGGAACTTTTCTTTGAAGATGTAAGAGTTCCAAAAGAAAATTTGCTTGGTGAAGAAGGAGAAGGATTCAAAATTGCTATGGCAGCACTTGATAACGGGAGATTTACGGTCGCAGCTGGGGCTAGCGGGCAAATTATGGCTTGTTTAGAAGCGAGCGTTTCTTATTGCCATGAAAGAAGTACCTTTGGTAAAGAAATTGGGAAACATCAATTAGTCCAACAAATGATCGCTAATATGGAAGCTGGATTACAAATGTCACGTCTCTTAGTCTATAAGGCGGGATGGCTTAAAAATGAAGGAGAACGAAACACCCAAGAAACTTCGCTTGCAAAATGGCAAGCTTGTAATTTTGCAAATCAAGCAGCTAACGATGCTGTCCAAATTTATGGTGCCTATGGCTATTCGAACGAATACCCTGTTGAACGTTACTTGAGAAATTCTAAAGCACCAGTTATCTATGAAGGAACCCGAGAAATTCATACACTCATGCAAGCGGATTATGTATTAGGATACCGTCAAGATAAACCGACCTCAAAAACATTACCTGCTTGGCCTTTTGAGCAACTGAAAGAAACTGTAAAGTAACTTGGTTTCCATGACTTATGGGTAGGTGATGTCCTATCCATAAGTCATTTTTAGTTATAATAATTAAACTTACATAAAAACCCTTTTCTCCCATTTTATTTATGAAGAAGGTAAATTTTTAAAAAATGTCGAATAGAAGTATAGGCGATTTAGTAGATAATTTAGATCATAGTTTTAATAAACAAGGAGAGAAGCATATGGGGAACATTAATACAATTTTTATTGCTGGTCACGCAAGACTACCGCAAGGCATGGCAGCAAAGAGTGTGTTTGAAACGTTAACGGTAACAGCAGAAGTAGATCGGAAATATGGTGTTATTATTAATGCGTCTTGTACGCTAGCAACAGACCATGGTCGGGAATTTATAGGTAGGCTGTTAACCGGCTTCAGTTTAAGAGATGGTATAGATGAACCTATTAAATGTATTCAAGATCACTATCGAGGTAAGGCAACAAATGCGCTTATCGCCGGTGTAAAAGATTTACATTTACAATATCTTCAAATTAATAAAGGTGAATAATTACGAAAAAGCCTATACACCCTCATTTGGAAACTCCTGAGGATGTATAGGCTTTTTGCATCATTCAAATCTGTCCTTTATATTTTTTAAGTTTATAGATGACAGTTGGTTGGCTTATGCCTAGATACTTTGCCATTTCATACGTAGTTTTGCATTCCTTGGAGGCTCTCTTAATTAAGCATTTTTCTACTTCTTCGAGTGTTTCTTTCAGGTTTTTCTTTCCTTCAATTTCTTTTTCGAGATGCCAATAAGCATCACTTACAGGTTCTTTTATCGTTTGTCTAAGATCAAAGGGGAGATGATCTGGATAGATTGTCGTTTCCTCGCTTGTTAAGACAATTCGTTCAATTAAGTTTTCTAGTTCACGTACATTTCCAGGCCATTGGTAATGAGTTAATACTTCATATGTTGAAGTATGGAGCTTTTTTGATGTCTGATATTTTTCGTTCATTAATTGTAGATAATGCTGAATAAGGATGAGGATGTCTTCCTTACGTTCGAATAAAGAAGGTATTTGAAGCGGGATTACGTTCAGACGATAAAATAAATCGAGTCTAAATTCCCCTTCTTCAACCATCTTATTTAAGTCTTGATTTGTAGCGGTGATTAGACGAAAATTAACACGACGTTCATCTTTTGCTCCTATTCGCATCATTGTTTTCTCCTGAAGTACTTTCAGTAGTTTAACTTGGATAGCTAGAGGCAGTTCACCAATTTCATCTAGAAATAATGTTCCGTTATCGGCTTGTTCAATTAAGCCTGGTTTCCCTGTTTTATGGGCACCGGTAAAGGATCCAGGTTCATAGCCAAACATTTCAGATTCAAATAACGTTTCTGGTATTGTGCTGCAATTTAATTCAATAAAAGGCTCCTTGTTTCGAAGACTTTGATCGTGAATCGTTCTAGCGAGTGTACTTTTGCCTACGCCTGAGGCACCTAAAAAAAGGATGGTGGCATCTGTTTTGGCTACTCGATGAATCGTTTTAAAAATTTGCTGCATACGTGTACTTCGGAATAAAAAAGGGTGCTCATCGAAATTTTTTCCGCGTAATTCCTCTACCTCTGTTTGGTATCCCTTAATTTTTTGTTGTAGTTGTTTGTATTGCTCCTGAAGGTCCCAAATTTCTGTTTGGTCATGACTGTAGCTTATTGCCCT harbors:
- a CDS encoding DUF3870 domain-containing protein encodes the protein MGNINTIFIAGHARLPQGMAAKSVFETLTVTAEVDRKYGVIINASCTLATDHGREFIGRLLTGFSLRDGIDEPIKCIQDHYRGKATNALIAGVKDLHLQYLQINKGE
- a CDS encoding sigma 54-interacting transcriptional regulator; this encodes MLLNKIVETSNNNITIIDEKGIILQSNPNQWLVYGLKADSYIGKSVYQFEEEGVLSPSVNALVLKEKKHVRAMQHTKTGRIVMTTGYPVFDNDGRLIRAISYSHDQTEIWDLQEQYKQLQQKIKGYQTEVEELRGKNFDEHPFLFRSTRMQQIFKTIHRVAKTDATILFLGASGVGKSTLARTIHDQSLRNKEPFIELNCSTIPETLFESEMFGYEPGSFTGAHKTGKPGLIEQADNGTLFLDEIGELPLAIQVKLLKVLQEKTMMRIGAKDERRVNFRLITATNQDLNKMVEEGEFRLDLFYRLNVIPLQIPSLFERKEDILILIQHYLQLMNEKYQTSKKLHTSTYEVLTHYQWPGNVRELENLIERIVLTSEETTIYPDHLPFDLRQTIKEPVSDAYWHLEKEIEGKKNLKETLEEVEKCLIKRASKECKTTYEMAKYLGISQPTVIYKLKKYKGQI
- a CDS encoding acyl-CoA dehydrogenase family protein, which gives rise to MMNFKFSEEQEMVRKMVRNFVDKEIMPYIGEWDAKSHFEVGIMKRLAELDLMGVCIPEEYGGSGMDYNTLAIVCEELERGDTAFRTAVSVHIGLSSLTLLQWGNEYQKQKYLIPQAKGEKIGAFGLTEPNAGSDVAALQTTAVKDGDDYILNGSKTWISLCDHADNFLVFAYTDKSKKQKGISAFIVERTMPGFSSKAIKGKLGIRAGNTGELFFEDVRVPKENLLGEEGEGFKIAMAALDNGRFTVAAGASGQIMACLEASVSYCHERSTFGKEIGKHQLVQQMIANMEAGLQMSRLLVYKAGWLKNEGERNTQETSLAKWQACNFANQAANDAVQIYGAYGYSNEYPVERYLRNSKAPVIYEGTREIHTLMQADYVLGYRQDKPTSKTLPAWPFEQLKETVK